A single region of the Hevea brasiliensis chloroplast, complete genome genome encodes:
- the rps2 gene encoding ribosomal protein S2 has translation MIRRYWNINLEEMMKAGVHFGHGTRKWNPRMAPYISAKRKGIHITNLTRTARFLSEACDLVFDAASRRKQFLIVGTKNKAADSVARAAIRARCHYVNKKWLGGILTNWSTTETRLQKFRDLRMEQKTGRLNRLPKGDAARLKRQLTHLQTYLGGIKYMTGLPDIVIIVDQQEEYTALRECMTLGIPTICLIDTNCDPDLADISIPTNDDAIASIRLILNKLVFAICEGHSSYIRNP, from the coding sequence ATGATAAGAAGATATTGGAACATTAATTTGGAAGAGATGATGAAAGCAGGAGTTCATTTTGGTCATGGTACTAGAAAATGGAATCCGAGAATGGCACCTTATATCTCTGCAAAGCGTAAAGGTATTCATATTACAAATCTTACTAGAACTGCTCGTTTTTTATCAGAAGCTTGTGATTTAGTTTTTGATGCAGCAAGTAGGAGAAAACAATTCTTAATTGTTGGTACCAAAAATAAAGCAGCGGATTCAGTAGCGCGGGCTGCAATAAGGGCTCGGTGTCATTATGTTAATAAAAAATGGCTCGGCGGTATTTTAACGAATTGGTCCACTACAGAAACTAGACTTCAAAAGTTCAGGGACTTGAGAATGGAACAAAAGACAGGTAGACTCAACCGTCTTCCGAAAGGAGATGCGGCTCGATTGAAGAGACAGTTAACTCACTTGCAAACATATCTGGGCGGGATTAAATATATGACGGGGTTACCCGATATTGTAATAATCGTTGATCAGCAAGAAGAATATACGGCTCTTCGGGAATGTATGACTTTGGGAATTCCAACAATTTGTTTAATTGATACAAACTGTGACCCGGATCTCGCAGATATTTCGATTCCAACGAATGATGACGCTATAGCTTCAATCCGATTAATTCTTAATAAATTAGTATTTGCAATTTGTGAGGGTCATTCTAGCTATATACGAAATCCCTGA
- the atpI gene encoding ATP synthase CF0 A subunit, which yields MNVLSCSINTLTLKGLYDISGVEVGQHFYWKIGGFQVHAQVLITSWVVIAILLGSAIVAVRNPQTIPTGGQNFFEYVLEFIRDVSKTQIGEEYGPWVPFIGTMFLFIFVSNWAGALLPWKIIQLPHGELAAPTNDINTTVALALLTSIAYFYAGLSKKGLGYFSKYIQPTPILLPINILEDFTKPLSLSFRLFGNILADELVVVVLVSLVPSVVPIPVMFLGLFTSGIQALIFATLAAAYIGESMEGHH from the coding sequence ATGAATGTTCTATCATGTTCCATCAACACACTAACACTAAAGGGGTTATATGATATATCCGGTGTGGAAGTAGGCCAGCATTTCTATTGGAAAATAGGAGGTTTCCAAGTCCATGCCCAAGTGCTTATTACTTCTTGGGTTGTAATTGCTATCTTATTAGGTTCAGCCATTGTAGCTGTTCGGAATCCACAAACCATTCCAACAGGAGGTCAGAATTTCTTCGAATACGTCCTTGAATTCATTCGAGATGTGAGCAAAACTCAGATTGGAGAGGAATATGGCCCGTGGGTCCCCTTTATTGGAACTATGTTTCTATTTATTTTTGTTTCTAATTGGGCGGGGGCGCTTTTACCTTGGAAGATCATACAGTTACCTCACGGGGAGTTAGCCGCACCGACGAATGATATAAATACTACCGTTGCTTTAGCTTTACTTACGTCAATAGCCTATTTTTATGCGGGCCTTAGCAAAAAAGGATTAGGTTATTTCAGTAAATACATTCAACCAACTCCAATCCTTTTACCCATTAACATTTTAGAAGATTTCACAAAACCTTTATCACTTAGCTTTCGACTTTTCGGCAATATATTAGCGGATGAATTAGTAGTTGTTGTTCTTGTTTCTTTAGTACCTTCAGTGGTTCCTATACCTGTCATGTTCCTTGGATTATTTACAAGTGGTATTCAAGCTCTTATTTTTGCAACTTTAGCTGCGGCTTATATAGGCGAATCCATGGAGGGGCATCATTGA
- the atpH gene encoding ATP synthase CF0 C subunit encodes MNPLISAASVIAAGLAVGLASIGPGVGQGTAAGQAVEGIARQPEAEGKIRGTLLLSLAFMEALTIYGLVVALALLFANPFV; translated from the coding sequence ATGAATCCATTGATTTCTGCCGCTTCCGTTATTGCTGCTGGGTTGGCCGTTGGGCTTGCTTCTATTGGACCTGGGGTTGGTCAAGGTACTGCCGCGGGCCAAGCTGTAGAAGGTATCGCAAGACAACCCGAGGCGGAGGGAAAAATACGAGGTACTTTATTGCTTAGTCTGGCTTTTATGGAAGCTTTAACGATTTATGGACTAGTTGTAGCATTAGCACTGTTATTTGCGAATCCTTTTGTTTAA
- the atpF gene encoding ATP synthase CF0 B subunit has translation MKNVTDSFVSLGHWPSAGSFGFNTDILATNLINLSVVLGVLIFFGKGVLSDLLDNRKQRILDTIRNSEKLREGAIEQLEKARARLRKVEIEADQFRTNGYSEIEREKWNLINSTYKTLEQLENYKNETIHFEQQRTINQVRQRVFQQALQGALGTLNSCLTNELHLRTINANLGMFGAIKEITD, from the coding sequence ATGAAAAATGTAACCGATTCTTTCGTTTCCTTGGGTCACTGGCCATCCGCCGGGAGTTTCGGGTTTAATACCGATATTTTAGCAACAAATCTAATAAATCTAAGTGTAGTCCTTGGTGTATTGATTTTTTTTGGAAAGGGAGTGTTAAGTGATTTATTAGATAATCGAAAACAAAGGATTTTGGATACTATTCGAAATTCAGAAAAACTACGCGAGGGGGCTATTGAACAGCTGGAAAAAGCCCGGGCCCGCTTACGGAAAGTGGAAATAGAAGCAGATCAGTTTCGAACGAATGGATATTCTGAGATAGAACGAGAAAAATGGAATTTGATTAATTCAACTTATAAGACTTTGGAACAATTAGAAAATTACAAAAATGAAACCATTCATTTTGAACAACAACGAACGATTAATCAAGTCCGACAACGGGTTTTCCAACAAGCCTTACAAGGAGCTCTAGGAACTCTGAATAGTTGTTTGACCAACGAGTTGCATTTACGTACCATCAATGCTAATCTTGGCATGTTTGGGGCGATAAAAGAAATAACTGATTAG
- the atpA gene encoding ATP synthase CF1 alpha subunit, with product MVTIRADEISNIIRERIEQYNREVKIVNTGTVLQVGDGIARIYGLDEVMAGELVEFEEGTIGIALNLESNNVGVVLMGDGLMIQEGSSVKATGRIAQIPVSEAYLGRVINALAKPIDGRGEISASESRLIESPAPGIISRRSVYEPLQTGLIAIDSMIPIGRGQRELIIGDRQTGKTAVATDTILNQQGQNVICVYVAIGQKASSVAQVVTTLQERGAMEYTIVVAETADSPATLQYLAPYTGAALAEYFMYRERHTLIIYDDLSKQAQAYRQMSLLLRRPPGREAYPGDVFYLHSRLLERAAKLSSRLGEGSMTALPIVETQSGDVSAYIPTNVISITDGQIFLSADLFNAGIRPAINVGISVSRVGSAAQIKAMKQVAGKLKLELAQFAELEAFAQFASDLDKATQNQLARGQRLRELLKQSQSAPLTVEEQIMTIYTGTNGYLDSLEIGQVRKFLVELRTYLKTNKPQFQEIISSTKTFTEEAETLLKEAIQEQKERFVIQEQV from the coding sequence ATGGTAACCATTCGAGCCGACGAGATTAGTAATATTATCCGCGAACGTATTGAGCAATATAATAGGGAAGTAAAGATTGTAAATACCGGTACCGTACTTCAAGTAGGCGACGGCATTGCTCGTATTTATGGTCTTGATGAAGTAATGGCAGGCGAATTAGTAGAATTTGAAGAGGGTACAATAGGCATTGCTCTGAATTTGGAATCAAATAATGTCGGTGTTGTATTAATGGGTGACGGTTTAATGATACAAGAGGGAAGCTCCGTAAAAGCAACAGGAAGAATTGCTCAGATACCTGTGAGTGAGGCTTATTTGGGTCGTGTTATAAATGCCCTAGCTAAACCTATTGACGGTCGAGGTGAAATTTCAGCTTCTGAATCTCGGCTAATTGAATCCCCCGCTCCAGGTATTATTTCGAGACGTTCTGTATATGAGCCTCTTCAAACAGGACTTATTGCTATTGATTCGATGATCCCTATAGGACGTGGTCAACGAGAATTAATTATTGGGGATAGACAGACCGGTAAAACAGCAGTAGCCACAGATACAATTCTCAATCAACAAGGACAAAATGTAATATGTGTTTATGTAGCTATTGGGCAAAAAGCGTCTTCTGTGGCTCAGGTAGTGACTACTTTACAGGAAAGAGGGGCAATGGAGTACACTATTGTGGTAGCCGAAACGGCGGATTCTCCGGCTACATTACAATACCTCGCCCCTTATACAGGAGCGGCTCTGGCTGAATATTTTATGTACCGTGAACGACACACTTTAATCATTTATGATGATCTCTCCAAACAAGCGCAGGCTTATCGCCAAATGTCTCTTCTATTACGAAGACCACCTGGTCGTGAAGCTTATCCAGGAGATGTCTTTTATTTGCATTCACGCCTTTTGGAAAGAGCTGCTAAATTAAGTTCTCGTTTAGGTGAAGGAAGTATGACTGCTTTACCAATAGTCGAGACCCAATCAGGAGACGTTTCGGCTTATATTCCTACTAATGTAATTTCCATTACAGATGGACAAATATTCTTATCCGCCGATCTATTCAATGCTGGAATCAGGCCTGCTATTAATGTGGGTATTTCTGTTTCCAGAGTAGGATCCGCAGCTCAAATAAAAGCTATGAAACAGGTAGCTGGTAAGTTAAAATTGGAATTGGCGCAATTCGCAGAATTAGAAGCCTTTGCGCAATTCGCTTCTGATCTCGATAAAGCTACTCAGAATCAATTGGCAAGAGGTCAACGACTACGCGAGTTGCTCAAACAATCCCAATCAGCTCCTCTCACGGTAGAGGAACAAATAATGACTATTTATACCGGAACGAATGGTTATCTTGATTCATTAGAAATCGGACAAGTAAGGAAATTTCTCGTTGAGTTACGTACCTACTTAAAAACGAATAAACCTCAGTTCCAAGAAATCATATCTTCTACCAAAACATTCACCGAAGAAGCAGAAACCCTTTTGAAAGAAGCTATTCAGGAACAGAAGGAACGTTTTGTAATTCAGGAACAAGTATAA
- the psbD gene encoding photosystem II protein D2: protein MTIALGKFTKDENDLFDIMDDWLRRDRFVFVGWSGLLLFPCAYFAVGGWFTGTTFVTSWYTHGLASSYLEGCNFLTAAVSTPANSLAHSLLLLWGPEAQGDFTRWCQLGGLWTFVALHGAFGLIGFMLRQFELARSVQLRPYNAIAFSAPIAVFVSVFLIYPLGQSGWFFAPSFGVAAIFRFILFFQGFHNWTLNPFHMMGVAGVLGAALLCAIHGATVENTLFEDGDGANTFRAFNPTQAEETYSMVTANRFWSQIFGVAFSNKRWLHFFMLFVPVTGLWMSALGVVGLALNLRAYDFVSQEIRAAEDPEFETFYTKNILLNEGIRAWMAAQDQPHENLIFPEEVLPRGNAL from the coding sequence ATGACTATAGCCCTTGGTAAATTTACCAAAGACGAAAATGATTTATTTGATATTATGGATGACTGGTTACGGAGGGACCGTTTCGTTTTTGTAGGTTGGTCCGGTCTATTGCTCTTTCCTTGTGCCTATTTCGCCGTAGGGGGTTGGTTCACAGGTACAACCTTTGTAACCTCATGGTATACCCATGGATTGGCGAGTTCCTATTTGGAAGGCTGCAACTTCTTAACCGCCGCAGTTTCTACTCCTGCTAATAGTTTAGCACATTCTTTGTTATTATTATGGGGTCCTGAAGCACAAGGAGATTTTACTCGTTGGTGTCAATTAGGTGGTTTGTGGACTTTTGTTGCTCTCCACGGTGCTTTTGGACTAATAGGTTTTATGTTACGTCAATTTGAACTTGCTCGATCTGTGCAATTGCGACCTTATAATGCAATCGCATTCTCTGCTCCAATTGCTGTTTTTGTTTCTGTATTCCTGATTTATCCATTAGGCCAGTCTGGTTGGTTTTTTGCGCCTAGTTTTGGTGTAGCAGCTATATTTCGATTCATCCTCTTTTTCCAAGGGTTTCATAACTGGACGCTGAACCCATTTCATATGATGGGAGTTGCCGGCGTATTGGGCGCTGCTCTGCTATGCGCTATTCATGGTGCTACTGTAGAAAATACTTTATTTGAAGATGGTGATGGTGCAAATACATTCCGTGCCTTTAACCCAACTCAAGCTGAAGAAACTTATTCAATGGTCACCGCTAACCGCTTTTGGTCTCAAATCTTTGGGGTTGCTTTTTCCAATAAACGTTGGTTACATTTCTTTATGTTATTTGTACCAGTAACCGGTTTATGGATGAGCGCTCTTGGAGTGGTCGGTCTGGCTCTGAATCTACGTGCCTATGACTTCGTTTCTCAGGAAATCCGTGCAGCGGAAGATCCTGAATTTGAGACTTTCTACACTAAAAATATTCTCTTAAACGAAGGTATTCGTGCTTGGATGGCGGCTCAAGATCAGCCTCATGAAAACCTTATATTCCCTGAGGAGGTTCTACCACGTGGAAACGCTCTTTAA
- the psbC gene encoding photosystem II 44 kDa protein, with protein sequence METLFNGTLSLAGRDQETTGFAWWAGNARLINLSGKLLGAHVAHAGLIVFWAGAMNLFEVAHFVPEKPMYEQGLILLPHLATLGWGVGPGGEVIDTFPYFVSGVLHLISSAVLGFGGIYHALLGPEILEESFPFFGYVWKDRNKMTTILGIHLILLGIGAFLLVFKALYFGGVYDTWAPGGGDVRKITNLTLSPSVIFGYLLKSPFGGEGWIVSVDDLEDIIGGHVWLGSICILGGIWHILTKPFAWARRALVWSGEAYLSYSLGALSVFGFIACCFVWFNNTAYPSEFYGPTGPEASQAQAFTFLVRDQRLGANVGSAQGPTGLGKYLMRSPTGEVIFGGETMRFWDLRAPWLEPLRGPNGLDLSRLKKDIQPWQERRSAEYMTHAPLGSLNSVGGVATEINAVNYVSPRSWLATSHFVLGFFLFVGHLWHAGRARAAAAGFEKGIDRDFEPVLSMTPLN encoded by the coding sequence GTGGAAACGCTCTTTAATGGAACTTTATCTTTAGCCGGTCGTGACCAAGAAACCACCGGTTTCGCTTGGTGGGCCGGGAATGCCCGACTTATCAATTTATCCGGTAAACTACTGGGAGCTCATGTAGCTCATGCTGGATTAATCGTATTCTGGGCTGGAGCAATGAACCTATTTGAAGTGGCTCATTTCGTACCGGAGAAGCCAATGTACGAACAAGGATTAATTTTACTTCCCCACCTAGCTACTCTAGGTTGGGGGGTAGGTCCTGGTGGGGAAGTTATAGACACCTTTCCATACTTTGTATCCGGGGTACTTCACTTAATTTCCTCTGCAGTATTGGGCTTTGGCGGTATTTATCATGCACTTCTGGGTCCTGAGATTCTTGAAGAATCTTTTCCATTTTTTGGTTATGTATGGAAAGATAGAAATAAAATGACAACAATTTTAGGTATTCACTTAATCTTGCTAGGTATAGGTGCTTTTCTTCTAGTATTCAAGGCTCTTTATTTTGGGGGCGTATATGATACCTGGGCTCCGGGGGGGGGAGATGTAAGAAAAATTACCAACTTGACCCTTAGCCCAAGTGTTATTTTTGGTTATTTACTAAAATCTCCCTTTGGAGGAGAAGGATGGATTGTTAGTGTGGACGATTTGGAAGATATAATTGGAGGACATGTATGGTTAGGTTCCATTTGTATACTTGGTGGAATCTGGCATATCTTAACCAAACCTTTTGCATGGGCTCGCCGTGCACTTGTGTGGTCTGGAGAGGCTTACTTGTCTTATAGTTTAGGTGCTTTATCCGTTTTTGGTTTCATTGCTTGTTGCTTTGTCTGGTTCAATAATACCGCGTATCCTAGTGAGTTTTACGGGCCTACTGGACCAGAAGCTTCTCAAGCTCAAGCTTTTACTTTTCTAGTGAGAGATCAACGTCTTGGGGCTAACGTGGGATCCGCTCAAGGACCTACCGGGTTAGGTAAATATTTAATGCGTTCGCCTACCGGAGAAGTTATTTTTGGAGGAGAAACTATGCGTTTTTGGGATTTGCGTGCTCCTTGGTTAGAACCTCTAAGAGGTCCAAATGGTTTGGACTTGAGTAGGTTGAAAAAAGACATACAACCTTGGCAAGAACGCCGTTCCGCGGAATATATGACCCATGCGCCTTTAGGTTCGTTAAATTCTGTAGGTGGCGTAGCTACCGAGATCAATGCAGTCAATTATGTCTCTCCTAGAAGTTGGTTAGCTACCTCTCATTTTGTTCTAGGGTTCTTCCTATTCGTAGGTCATTTATGGCATGCGGGAAGGGCTCGTGCAGCTGCAGCAGGATTTGAAAAAGGAATTGATCGTGATTTTGAACCTGTTCTTTCCATGACTCCTCTTAACTAA
- the psbZ gene encoding photosystem II protein Z — translation MTIAFQLAVFALIATSSILLISVPVVFSSPDGWSSNKNVVFSGTSLWIGLVFLVGILNSLIS, via the coding sequence ATGACTATTGCTTTCCAATTGGCTGTTTTTGCATTAATTGCTACTTCATCAATCTTACTGATTAGTGTACCTGTTGTTTTTTCTTCTCCTGATGGTTGGTCGAGTAACAAAAATGTTGTATTTTCCGGTACATCATTATGGATTGGATTAGTCTTTCTGGTAGGTATCCTTAATTCTCTCATCTCTTGA
- the rps14 gene encoding ribosomal protein S14: MARKSLIQREKKRQKLEQKYHLMRRSSKKEISKVPSLSDKWEIHGKLQSPPRNSAPTRLHRRCFSTGKPRANYRDFGLSGHILREMVHACLLPGATRSSW; encoded by the coding sequence ATGGCAAGGAAAAGTTTGATTCAGCGGGAGAAGAAGAGGCAAAAATTGGAACAAAAATATCATTTGATGCGTCGATCCTCAAAAAAAGAAATAAGCAAAGTTCCGTCGTTAAGTGATAAATGGGAAATTCATGGAAAGTTACAATCCCCACCGCGGAATAGTGCACCGACACGTCTTCATCGACGTTGTTTTTCGACTGGAAAACCGAGAGCTAACTATCGAGACTTTGGGCTATCCGGACACATACTTCGTGAAATGGTTCATGCATGTTTGTTGCCGGGGGCAACAAGATCAAGTTGGTAA
- the psaB gene encoding photosystem I P700 chlorophyll a apoprotein A2 has protein sequence MALRFPRFSQGLAQDPTTRRIWFGIATAHDFESHDDITEERLYQNIFASHFGQLAIIFLWTSGNLFHVAWQGNFEAWVQDPLHVRPIAHAIWDPHFGQPAVEAFTRGGAPGPVNIAYSGVYQWWYTIGLRTNEDLYIGALFLLFLSALALLGGWLHLQPKWKPSVSWFKNAESRLNHHLSGLFGVSSLAWTGHLVHVAIPGSRGEYVRWNNFLDVLPHPQGLGPLFTGQWNLYAQNPDSGSHLFGTSQGAGTAILTLLGGFHPQTQSLWLTDIAHHHLAIAVIFLVAGHMYRTNFGIGHSIKDLLEAHIPPGGRLGRGHKGLYDTINNSLHFQLGLALASLGVITSLVAQHMYSLPAYAFIAQDFTTQAALYTHHQYIAGFIMTGAFAHGAIFFIRDYNPEQNENNVLARMLDHKEAIISHLSWASLFLGFHTLGLYVHNDVMLAFGTPEKQILIEPIFAQWIQSAHGKTSYGFDVLLSSTNSPAFNAGRSIWLPGWLNAINENSNSLFLTIGPGDFLVHHAIALGLHTTTLILVKGALDARGSKLMPDKKDFGYSFPCDGPGRGGTCDISAWDAFYLAVFWMLNTIGWVTFYWHWKHITLWQGNVSQFNESSTYLMGWLRDYLWLNSSQLINGYNPFGMNSLSVWAWMFLFGHLVWATGFMFLISWRGYWQELIETLAWAHERTPLANLIRWRDKPVALSIVQARLVGLAHFSVGYIFTYAAFLIASTSGKFG, from the coding sequence ATGGCATTAAGATTTCCAAGGTTTAGCCAAGGCTTAGCTCAGGACCCCACTACTCGTCGTATTTGGTTTGGTATTGCTACCGCGCATGACTTCGAGAGTCATGATGATATTACGGAGGAACGTCTTTATCAGAATATTTTTGCTTCTCACTTCGGGCAATTAGCAATAATTTTTCTGTGGACTTCCGGAAATCTCTTTCATGTAGCTTGGCAAGGAAATTTTGAAGCATGGGTACAGGACCCTTTACATGTAAGACCTATTGCTCATGCAATTTGGGATCCTCATTTTGGTCAACCGGCCGTGGAAGCTTTTACTCGAGGGGGTGCTCCTGGCCCAGTGAATATCGCTTATTCTGGTGTTTATCAATGGTGGTATACAATCGGTTTACGTACTAATGAAGATCTTTATATTGGAGCTCTTTTTCTATTATTTCTTTCTGCCCTAGCCTTACTAGGGGGTTGGTTACACCTACAACCAAAATGGAAACCGAGCGTTTCGTGGTTCAAAAATGCCGAATCTCGTCTCAATCATCATTTGTCAGGACTATTCGGAGTAAGCTCTTTGGCTTGGACAGGACATTTAGTCCATGTCGCTATTCCCGGCTCCCGGGGGGAATACGTTCGATGGAATAATTTCTTAGATGTATTACCACATCCCCAAGGGTTAGGCCCGCTTTTTACAGGTCAGTGGAATCTTTATGCTCAAAATCCCGATTCAGGTAGTCATTTATTTGGTACCTCCCAAGGAGCGGGAACTGCCATTCTAACCCTTCTCGGGGGGTTCCATCCACAAACACAAAGTTTATGGCTGACCGATATTGCACACCATCATTTAGCTATTGCAGTTATTTTTCTCGTTGCCGGTCATATGTATAGAACTAACTTCGGGATTGGGCACAGTATAAAAGATCTTTTAGAAGCACATATTCCTCCGGGGGGGCGATTGGGGCGTGGACATAAGGGTCTTTATGACACAATCAACAATTCGCTTCATTTTCAATTAGGCCTTGCTCTAGCTTCTTTAGGGGTTATTACTTCCTTAGTGGCTCAACACATGTACTCATTACCTGCTTATGCGTTCATAGCGCAAGACTTTACTACTCAAGCTGCGTTATATACTCATCACCAATACATCGCAGGATTCATCATGACAGGAGCTTTTGCTCATGGAGCTATATTTTTTATTAGAGATTACAATCCGGAACAGAATGAGAATAATGTATTGGCAAGAATGTTAGACCATAAAGAAGCTATCATATCCCATTTAAGTTGGGCCAGTCTCTTTCTGGGATTCCATACTTTGGGACTTTATGTTCATAATGATGTCATGCTTGCTTTTGGTACTCCGGAGAAACAAATCTTAATCGAACCCATATTTGCCCAATGGATACAATCTGCTCACGGTAAAACTTCATATGGGTTCGATGTACTTTTATCTTCAACGAATAGTCCGGCCTTCAATGCGGGTCGAAGCATATGGTTGCCCGGCTGGTTAAATGCTATTAATGAAAATAGTAATTCATTATTCTTAACAATAGGGCCTGGAGACTTCTTGGTTCATCATGCTATTGCTCTAGGTTTACATACAACCACATTGATCTTAGTAAAAGGTGCTTTAGATGCACGCGGTTCGAAGTTAATGCCAGATAAAAAGGATTTTGGTTATAGTTTTCCTTGTGATGGTCCGGGACGCGGCGGTACTTGTGATATTTCGGCTTGGGACGCATTTTATTTGGCGGTTTTCTGGATGTTAAATACCATTGGATGGGTTACTTTTTATTGGCATTGGAAGCACATCACATTATGGCAGGGTAATGTTTCACAGTTTAATGAATCTTCCACTTATTTGATGGGATGGTTAAGAGATTATCTATGGTTAAACTCTTCACAACTTATCAATGGATATAACCCTTTTGGTATGAATAGCTTATCGGTCTGGGCGTGGATGTTCTTATTTGGACATCTTGTTTGGGCTACTGGATTTATGTTTTTAATTTCTTGGCGTGGATATTGGCAAGAATTGATTGAAACTTTAGCATGGGCTCATGAGCGTACACCTTTGGCTAATTTGATTCGATGGAGAGATAAACCAGTAGCTCTTTCCATTGTGCAAGCAAGATTGGTTGGATTAGCTCACTTTTCCGTAGGTTATATCTTCACTTATGCGGCTTTCTTGATTGCCTCTACATCAGGTAAATTTGGTTAA